The proteins below come from a single Bombus fervidus isolate BK054 chromosome 15, iyBomFerv1, whole genome shotgun sequence genomic window:
- the Ets97d gene encoding DNA-binding protein Ets97D: MDLESRHKSSDKSFDTDDDSDYAMIKRIKMEPEAILSQEDDIMAQLQQESSDLEVEPSFALEGSANGEDCNEGVLMQHMDIREPLSTLRNLLEQRLGVELTDYSFWLQDAQMLESHKNLVDQCVQGEGLVQVNVQIKATQRRINIVDVLKPAEDYIDVTETNASIPVNEDSKRNVIRWMVDPQYKKEQERLKIPADPKEWTQTHVKHWLQWAVRQFNLASVRLADWNITGQQLYNLTLEEFQAKVPLDPGEVFWTHLELLRKCKFVAVVQKDPPSSPTENNVDKTIKIRNQKATKPRPVVNQQARVVSVPLENIDSTPITIATSSRSVNSGQIQLWQFLLELLTDREHRGAIQWVGTEGEFKLNQPEAVAQLWGARKNKPSMNYEKLSRALRYYYDGDMISKVHGKRFVYKFVCDLKQVLGYSAAELSRLVEEGTRYF, from the exons ATGGATCTGGAAAGCAGACATAAAAGTTCTGATAAGAG TTTCGACACAGATGACGATTCTGATTATGCTATGataaaacgaattaaaatGGAACCAGAAGCTATATTGTCACAGGAAGATGATATAATGGCTCAGTTACAACAAGAAAGTTCTGATTTAGAAGTGGAACCAAGCTTTGCATTGGAAGGTTCTGCAAATGGAGAGGATTGCAATGAAGGTGTTCTAATGCAACATATGGATATCAGAGAGCCTCTCTCTACCTTGAGAAATTTATTAGAACAAAGACTTGGAGTAGAGTTAACAGACTATTCTTTTTGGCTCCAAGATGCACAAATG cTAGAAAGCCATAAGAACTTGGTTGATCAGTGCGTGCAAGGAGAGGGATTGGTTCAAGTAAATGTTCAGATAAAAGCAACACAAAGGAGAATAAATATAGTGGATGTTTTGAAACCTGCAGAGGATTATATAGATGTAACAGAAACCAATG CATCCATACCAGTAAATGAAGATAGCAAACGAAATGTTATAAGATGGATGGTTGACCCACAATACAAAAAAGAGCAG gAACGGTTAAAAATTCCAGCCGATCCAAAAGAATGGACACAGACACATGTCAAGCACTGGCTTCAATGGGCAGTTAGGCAATTTAATTTGGCCTCAGTGAGATTGGCAGATTGGAACATCACAGGTCAACAATTGTATAATCTCACCCTGGAAGAATTTCAAGCTAAAGTGCCTCTGGACCCAGGGGAAGTATTCTGGACTCATTTAGAATTACTTCGAAAGTGTAAATTTGTTG CTGTCGTTCAGAAGGATCCACCATCGTCACCTACAGAAAATAACGTGGATAAAaccataaaaattcgcaaccAAAAGGCAACAAAACCGCGACCAGTAGTGAATCAACAAGCGCGAGTAGTTAGCGTTCCTTTAGAAAACATCGATTCCACACCAATCACTATAGCGACATCGAGTCGTTCGGTTAACAGTGGCCAAATACAATTATGGCAGTTCTTGTTGGAGTTGTTAACAGATCGCGAGCACAGAGGTGCTATTCAATGGGTCGGTACTGAGGGGGAGTTCAAGTTAAATCAACCGGAAGCGGTAGCGCAACTTTGGGGAGCGCGTAAAAACAAACCATCAATGAATTACGAAAAATTGAGTCGTGCGTTGCGTTACTATTACGATGGAGATATGATCTCAAAGGTGCACGGGAAACGATTCGTATATAAGTTTGTATGCGATTTGAAGCAGGTTTTAGGTTATTCGGCAGCGGAGTTAAGTAGATTGGTGGAAGAGGGCACAAGATATTTCTGA